The following proteins come from a genomic window of Peptoniphilus equinus:
- a CDS encoding MurR/RpiR family transcriptional regulator, whose protein sequence is MEKILEWAIAKNYRGLRPSEKKVADYLLYCDGELEDMTLVELAKKANVSQPTVLRFAKAMGYGGFKELKAAMVKERIRKGMQREDISPLYGFHVGREDLPTDVPAKVIATTIHLMREMLKSMSLKDYIKAIALIQNADNIVVYGVENSLCVVSDLVTKFLYLGLKCYSYNDYYLQHISAVNLNPKDVAIGISFSGTSRNTVDVLRGAKESGASTIVITNFENTAIAQYADVQICTGSGQFLYGDAIFSRATQLAIVDMLYMGVLISDYDRYTGNLDLNGKTIGDPTYEIK, encoded by the coding sequence ATGGAAAAAATATTAGAGTGGGCCATTGCCAAAAATTATAGAGGACTTAGGCCGTCAGAGAAAAAGGTTGCCGATTATCTGCTTTATTGCGACGGGGAACTGGAGGATATGACATTAGTTGAGCTGGCAAAAAAAGCGAATGTCAGTCAGCCAACGGTGCTGCGCTTTGCAAAAGCTATGGGCTATGGCGGGTTTAAGGAATTAAAGGCGGCCATGGTCAAAGAGAGAATACGAAAGGGCATGCAACGGGAAGATATCAGTCCGCTCTACGGCTTTCACGTGGGGCGAGAGGATTTACCCACCGACGTACCGGCCAAAGTTATAGCCACGACCATCCATCTGATGCGTGAGATGTTGAAGAGTATGTCGTTAAAGGACTATATCAAGGCGATTGCACTGATACAAAACGCCGATAACATTGTGGTCTATGGGGTGGAAAACTCGCTTTGCGTGGTGAGTGATCTGGTCACGAAATTTTTATACCTGGGTCTCAAGTGTTACAGTTACAACGATTACTATCTTCAGCATATCAGTGCGGTCAACTTGAATCCTAAAGATGTGGCCATCGGCATTTCGTTTTCGGGGACGTCAAGAAATACCGTTGACGTGCTGCGAGGGGCGAAAGAATCCGGTGCGAGCACGATTGTCATCACCAATTTTGAGAATACCGCCATTGCCCAATACGCCGATGTACAAATTTGTACAGGCAGCGGACAGTTTTTATACGGAGACGCCATCTTTTCCCGCGCGACACAGCTGGCCATCGTGGATATGCTCTATATGGGTGTATTGATTTCGGATTATGACAGATATACTGGCAATTTGGACCTCAACGGTAAAACCATAGGTGATCCCACCTACGAGATAAAGTAG
- a CDS encoding ABC transporter ATP-binding protein — translation MLQLKNISKAYDGVTILNDINLEIEKGEIVSILGPSGSGKTTLLNLILGLVTADSGEIIYDGEDMAHTPMEARGFNIVFQDYALFPHLTAYQNITYGLRNKPDISTQGEVAELIHLLGLEDHLNKRIDQLSGGQKQRVALARTMVMKPKILLLDEPLSALDGVIKESIKDRIKTIAKDYHLTTIIVTHDPEEALTLSDKVLIINDGTISQYGKPQDIISAPANNFVEEFILKQLEIKKHNIFRLFQNDLNNHVILQVG, via the coding sequence ATGCTACAGTTAAAAAATATCAGTAAAGCTTATGACGGTGTGACCATTTTAAACGACATCAATTTGGAGATTGAAAAAGGCGAGATTGTTTCGATTCTCGGACCGTCAGGGAGCGGCAAGACCACGCTGTTAAATTTGATTTTAGGTCTTGTGACGGCAGACAGCGGTGAAATTATTTACGACGGTGAAGATATGGCGCACACACCGATGGAAGCGCGGGGGTTCAACATCGTGTTTCAGGATTATGCATTGTTTCCCCACTTGACGGCCTACCAAAATATCACTTATGGGTTGAGAAACAAACCCGACATTTCGACCCAAGGGGAAGTGGCGGAGTTGATCCATCTGCTCGGTCTCGAAGACCATTTGAATAAACGCATCGATCAACTCTCCGGAGGACAAAAGCAGCGTGTCGCACTGGCAAGAACCATGGTGATGAAACCGAAGATCCTGTTGCTGGACGAACCGTTAAGCGCGCTGGACGGGGTCATAAAAGAGTCCATCAAAGACCGAATCAAGACCATCGCCAAAGACTATCATCTGACCACCATCATCGTGACCCACGATCCGGAAGAAGCGCTGACGTTGTCGGACAAAGTATTGATTATCAATGACGGCACGATTTCCCAGTATGGCAAACCGCAGGACATTATCAGCGCACCGGCCAATAACTTTGTAGAAGAATTTATATTAAAACAACTGGAAATCAAAAAACATAATATCTTCAGATTATTCCAAAATGACCTGAACAACCATGTTATCTTGCAGGTGGGATAA
- a CDS encoding GNAT family N-acetyltransferase: MTTMDTARLRLRKPEQEDFEVLYAIHADPRNNRYNPGWIRTTREDFQAFFDAVLAHHKQYGFGYYVLEDKEDSQVFGMSGLRFATVKDETCLNLYYRITPSKTRQGFVKEAARKIMDVVLDTTDHAYRVVVLTHEDNIPSRATAVSLGFTYHPELNDVGGQGNVYYFNDKG; the protein is encoded by the coding sequence ATGACAACTATGGACACAGCACGACTGAGGCTACGAAAGCCGGAGCAGGAGGATTTCGAGGTGCTCTATGCCATTCATGCCGATCCGCGGAACAATCGGTATAATCCGGGTTGGATCCGGACCACGAGAGAGGATTTTCAAGCTTTTTTTGATGCCGTACTGGCACACCATAAGCAGTACGGATTCGGCTATTATGTGTTGGAAGATAAAGAGGACAGCCAAGTTTTCGGCATGAGCGGGCTGAGATTTGCCACAGTGAAGGATGAGACCTGTTTAAATTTATATTATCGTATCACACCGTCAAAAACCCGGCAGGGATTTGTCAAAGAAGCTGCACGAAAGATCATGGATGTCGTCTTGGATACAACGGATCATGCCTATCGTGTCGTCGTCCTCACCCACGAAGATAACATTCCCTCCCGTGCCACGGCAGTATCGTTAGGCTTTACCTATCATCCTGAGCTGAATGATGTCGGCGGTCAGGGCAATGTGTATTATTTTAATGACAAGGGATAA
- a CDS encoding extracellular solute-binding protein, translated as MKKSMLILGLTSTLLTGCLLTGCGNNSASADDQVVLYTNADDEAVVAMENALDANGYKDKYIVQVFGTSELGGKLLAEGAESEADLITMSSFYVESAEAEHPMFQDLTFDTGALADYPAYYSPITAQEGAIIYNTEAVKENNLPVPTSIKDLADPVYKDMISVTDIQSSSTAWLLIQALISEYGEDGAAEILKGIYQNAGAHIEDSGSGPIKKVRAGEVAIGFGLRHQAVADKAEGLPIDYVDPAEGNFTLTESVAVIDKGDATNPEAIKMAECIVKNARAELLQTYPIALYDGETVEDINKSGNPKTFKEKLTVDLLKKHQAISEASK; from the coding sequence ATGAAAAAAAGTATGTTGATTTTAGGTTTGACAAGTACGTTGCTTACAGGTTGTCTGTTGACAGGATGCGGCAATAACAGCGCATCGGCAGATGACCAGGTGGTTCTATATACCAATGCCGACGACGAAGCCGTCGTGGCCATGGAAAACGCCCTGGACGCCAACGGCTATAAAGATAAGTATATCGTTCAAGTCTTCGGGACTTCAGAACTTGGAGGGAAGCTTCTTGCGGAGGGGGCTGAATCCGAAGCGGATCTTATCACTATGAGTTCATTCTATGTGGAAAGTGCCGAGGCGGAGCATCCGATGTTTCAGGATCTCACCTTTGACACCGGTGCACTGGCGGACTATCCGGCGTACTATTCGCCGATCACGGCACAAGAAGGCGCGATTATATACAACACCGAGGCGGTCAAAGAGAACAATCTGCCGGTGCCGACCTCGATTAAAGACCTTGCCGATCCGGTCTATAAAGACATGATTTCGGTGACCGACATACAGAGCTCGTCGACGGCGTGGCTTTTGATACAAGCTTTAATCAGCGAATATGGTGAGGACGGCGCCGCAGAGATTTTAAAAGGCATCTATCAAAATGCCGGAGCACATATTGAAGATTCAGGCTCGGGACCGATTAAAAAAGTTCGCGCCGGCGAAGTGGCCATCGGATTCGGTCTGCGCCATCAAGCTGTTGCGGACAAAGCCGAGGGACTTCCCATCGACTATGTGGATCCTGCTGAAGGGAACTTCACACTGACAGAATCCGTCGCCGTCATTGACAAAGGCGATGCGACCAATCCGGAAGCGATAAAGATGGCCGAATGTATCGTTAAAAACGCCAGAGCCGAACTCCTTCAAACCTACCCGATTGCACTCTATGACGGCGAAACCGTTGAGGATATCAACAAATCGGGCAATCCGAAAACATTTAAAGAAAAGTTGACCGTTGATCTTTTGAAAAAGCATCAGGCCATTTCTGAAGCGAGCAAATAA
- a CDS encoding ABC transporter permease subunit, with protein sequence MARRQNGETWCIWTVLVLLFVGALCYPLMLILVQSFGGDEFTLLHYREIFTQRGFIDALWHSFFISALSALITTVLAFIMAYTLNYTNVNGNVKKFIKLFAMLPMLLPTITYGFAIIYSFGKQGLYTRLFGKQLFDIYGINGLLIGYIIYTLPIAFMLIHNTMGYIDRKFSIVSRMMGDTGMTTFLETVLRPLVGTLAVSFIQCFFLNFTDFGIPASVGGEVEVIAAALYNQMLGSVPNFNNGAVVAIMMLLPSIVSITVIAYLERYNIRYNKLSPVENKKNTLRDVVCGTISLGIIMVILAIFAVLFVVPLVQGWPYDMTFTWEHVQQVFEDAALTRVYRNALVVATLTAIFGTGMAYGASLVTSRSTISERAKHVIESVAAVTNTIPGMVLGIAFMLAFTGTPLQNTFAIIVLCNLVHLFATPYMMMKHTLSKMNLSWERTAKLMGDSWIKTVARIVTPNAVTSLIEVFGYYFVNALVTVSAVIFLAGARTMVITTKIKELQHFAKFNDIFVLSILLLVTNLIAKLLCQFLATATRGQKAA encoded by the coding sequence ATGGCGCGGCGACAAAACGGTGAGACTTGGTGTATATGGACAGTTCTGGTCCTACTGTTCGTCGGGGCGCTCTGCTATCCGCTGATGTTGATTTTAGTCCAATCCTTTGGCGGCGATGAATTTACCCTGCTCCACTACCGGGAAATTTTTACACAAAGAGGCTTTATCGACGCACTTTGGCACAGCTTTTTCATATCCGCTCTAAGTGCGCTCATCACCACGGTGCTTGCTTTTATCATGGCGTATACGCTGAATTACACCAATGTGAACGGAAACGTGAAAAAATTTATAAAGCTCTTTGCGATGCTGCCGATGTTGTTGCCAACCATTACTTACGGGTTTGCCATTATCTATTCCTTCGGCAAGCAAGGACTCTACACACGGCTGTTCGGCAAGCAATTGTTTGATATCTACGGCATCAACGGCCTATTGATAGGTTACATCATCTACACACTGCCCATAGCATTCATGTTGATACATAACACGATGGGTTATATTGACAGAAAATTTTCGATTGTCTCACGGATGATGGGCGATACCGGCATGACCACTTTTCTTGAGACCGTGCTGCGCCCTCTTGTCGGGACACTGGCCGTATCTTTTATACAGTGTTTCTTTTTGAATTTTACGGATTTCGGGATCCCTGCGTCTGTGGGCGGTGAGGTGGAAGTCATTGCCGCCGCCCTCTATAACCAGATGCTTGGAAGTGTACCGAATTTTAACAACGGTGCCGTCGTCGCCATCATGATGCTGCTGCCGTCGATAGTCAGTATCACGGTCATTGCCTATCTGGAGCGATACAATATACGCTACAACAAGCTTTCTCCCGTCGAAAATAAAAAGAACACGCTAAGAGATGTAGTCTGCGGCACGATCAGTCTAGGTATCATCATGGTCATACTGGCCATTTTTGCGGTGCTCTTTGTGGTGCCATTGGTGCAAGGGTGGCCCTATGACATGACTTTCACATGGGAACACGTCCAACAGGTTTTTGAGGATGCGGCACTCACTCGAGTATACCGTAATGCCCTTGTTGTGGCGACCTTGACGGCGATATTCGGGACGGGGATGGCCTACGGGGCGTCCCTGGTCACATCGAGAAGTACCATTTCCGAACGTGCCAAACACGTGATAGAGAGCGTGGCTGCCGTCACCAACACCATACCCGGCATGGTACTGGGGATTGCGTTTATGCTCGCCTTTACAGGCACGCCGCTTCAAAATACCTTTGCCATCATTGTGTTGTGCAACTTGGTGCATCTCTTTGCAACGCCTTACATGATGATGAAACACACCTTGTCAAAAATGAACTTATCCTGGGAGCGCACCGCCAAACTGATGGGCGACAGCTGGATCAAGACTGTGGCAAGAATTGTGACACCCAATGCCGTCACATCGTTGATCGAAGTTTTCGGATACTATTTTGTCAATGCCCTGGTCACGGTGAGTGCCGTTATCTTTCTTGCCGGCGCACGGACCATGGTCATTACGACCAAGATCAAAGAACTGCAGCACTTTGCAAAATTTAATGACATCTTTGTCCTGTCGATCCTGCTTCTGGTCACCAATCTCATCGCAAAACTGCTATGTCAGTTTTTAGCCACTGCAACACGCGGTCAAAAAGCCGCATAA
- the phnW gene encoding 2-aminoethylphosphonate--pyruvate transaminase: MNAYKLLTPGPLTTTDTVKQEMLFDHCTWDDDYKRITLDIRKKLLQLAHADAATYTVVLMQGSGTFGVESVLSSVVGDEDKLLIVANGAYGERMEDIAKHGSIPYTIYKEAYHRIPSAEKIEAILRDDTAITHVAMVHSETTTGILNDIKAVGEVVKKFGRTFIVDAMSSFGGVDIDVEAMGIDFIISSANKCIQGVPGFSFIICNKGALEKSQGKARSLSLDLYDQYKTMDKDGKWRFTSPTHTVLAFYKALEELDAEGGIAQREIRYRENNQLLIEGMKALGIEAYITDHQGPIITTFLYPASSNFSFDEMYTFIKARGYAIYPGKVTEADTFRIGNIGEIYKDDILNVTAIIKEFLATKEDDYGTH; this comes from the coding sequence ATGAATGCCTATAAACTTTTGACACCCGGCCCTCTTACCACAACGGACACGGTTAAACAGGAAATGCTCTTTGATCACTGTACCTGGGACGACGACTATAAACGCATCACGCTCGACATAAGAAAAAAATTACTACAGCTCGCCCATGCCGATGCGGCAACGTATACGGTAGTGCTCATGCAAGGCAGCGGCACCTTCGGTGTGGAATCCGTACTGTCCAGTGTCGTAGGCGATGAAGATAAACTGCTTATTGTAGCCAACGGCGCCTATGGTGAACGGATGGAGGACATTGCTAAGCACGGGAGCATTCCCTACACCATCTATAAAGAAGCCTACCACCGTATTCCCTCAGCTGAAAAAATAGAAGCTATACTTCGTGATGACACGGCGATCACCCACGTCGCCATGGTGCACAGCGAAACCACCACGGGCATTCTCAACGACATCAAAGCGGTGGGTGAGGTCGTCAAAAAATTCGGCAGAACTTTTATTGTGGACGCCATGTCCAGTTTCGGAGGCGTCGACATTGATGTGGAAGCCATGGGCATTGACTTTATAATCAGCAGTGCCAACAAGTGCATACAGGGGGTGCCGGGGTTTTCGTTCATCATTTGTAACAAAGGCGCATTGGAAAAGAGTCAAGGCAAAGCCCGCAGTCTGTCCCTGGACCTTTACGACCAGTACAAAACCATGGATAAAGACGGAAAGTGGCGCTTTACGTCGCCGACACATACCGTGCTGGCCTTTTATAAAGCTTTGGAAGAATTGGACGCGGAGGGTGGTATTGCACAGAGGGAAATACGCTACCGAGAGAACAATCAGCTTTTGATCGAGGGGATGAAAGCGCTGGGGATCGAGGCCTACATCACCGACCATCAGGGGCCGATTATCACCACCTTTTTATATCCGGCCAGTTCAAACTTTTCATTTGACGAGATGTATACCTTTATCAAAGCACGAGGCTATGCCATCTATCCCGGCAAAGTCACGGAAGCGGACACGTTCAGAATCGGCAACATCGGAGAGATTTATAAGGACGACATCCTCAACGTGACGGCAATCATCAAAGAATTTTTAGCGACAAAGGAGGACGACTATGGGACACATTGA